The DNA region CGCCAACGCCGCCACCACCTTCGCCAAGGCGAAGATCGCGGGCACCGGCAGCGACCTGGCGCTGACCCTCGACTACGGGACGAAGGAAGAGGGCTCGTACCCGATCGTCCTGGTGACCTACGAGATCGTCTGCGACAAGGGCAACAAGGCCGAGAGCCTCGACGCCCTGAAGGCGTTCCTGACCTACGCGGCCAGCGAGGCCGGCCAGAAGGCCGTCGGCGAGGCGGGCTACGTCCCGCTCCCGAAGGAGCTGACGGACAAGGCCAACGCGATCATCCCGACGCTGGCCTGACCCCAGTAGCACCTCCGGTGGAGCGGCCCCGTGGACGAGGGGGGCCGGGGCCGCTCCACCGGATGCAGTGACCTAGCAACACGTCCGGGGCACCGCCGCCAGGGTGCCGCCCCCTCGGGGCAGCACCACCAGACCGGAGTAGACCAATGACTTCATCCACCCCTGCCGCCCCGCGAGGCAGGGAAAGCCGCAAGCGCGACAGCCGGGTCGGCGACAAGATCTTCATGAACCTGTCCCGCGGGTCGGGCATCCTGCTGCTGGTCATCATGGCCGCCATCGCAGGCTTCCTGACCTGGCGCGCGGGTATCGCCCTGACCAAGAACGAGGGCAACTTCCTCACCACCTTCGAGTGGACGCCGGACGCCCCGAAGCCGGTCTTCGGCATCGCCGTCCTCGCGTTCGGCACCATCGTCAGCGCGGCGATCGCGATGGCGATCGCCGTCCCGGTGGCCATCGGGATCGCGCTGTACATCTCGCACTACGCGCCGCGGCGGATCGCCCAGCCGTTCGCCTACCTGGTGGACCTGCTGGCGGCCGTGCCCAGCATCATCTACGGCCTCTGGGGCGCGCTCTTCCTGGTGCCGCACCTGTACGGGCTGACCAGCTGGTTGGACGAGTACCTCGGCTGGACGTACATCTTCGACCAGTCCAAGGTCGGCACCGCCCCGCGCACCCTGTTCACCGTCGGCATCCTGCTGGCCATCATGATCCTGCCGATCATCACCGCGGTCAGCCGCGAGGTCTTCCGGCAGGTGCCGCGGATGCACGAGGAGGCCGCGCTCGCGCTCGGCGCGACCCGCTGGGAGATGATCCGCACCGCGGTGCTGCCCTTCGGCCGCCCCGGCATCATCTCGGCCTCGATGCTCGGCCTCGGCCGCGCGCTCGGCGAGACCATCGCCGTCGCGGTCGTGCTCTCCGCCAACAACGTGCTCTCGCTGCACCTGCTCGACCCGGGCGGCGGCACCTTCGCGCAGAACATCGCGCTGAAGTTCAGCGAGGCCCAGCCCTTCGGCCGCGACGCGCTGATGGCCTCCGGTCTCGTCCTGTTCGTGATCACCCTGCTGGTGAACGGTGCCGCGCGGCTGATCGTCGCCCGCCGCAAGGAGTACTCGGGGGCCAACGCATGAGCGCCGCGACCACTTCCGCCCCGGCGGACGCCCGCCCGGTCGGCCGCCCGCTGACCGCCAACCGGCTCCCCAAGTGGGCCCCGGCCGCCATCGCCGTCGGCTCGATCGTCCTCGGCTGCGGCATCGGACTGATCGGCGGCCTGGAGAGCAAGCTCCAGTGGGGGCTGATCTCCGCGATCCTCTTCCTCGGCATCAGCTACGGGCTCGCGGCCCAGGTCGAGGGCCGCCGGCAGGCGAAGGACCGCTTCGCCACCTCGCTGGTCTGGGTGGCCTTCATCCTGGCCGTCATCCCGCTGCTCGCGCTCATCACCTACACCGTCCAGCAGGGCGCCGAGGTGGTGGACGGCTACTTCCTGACGCACTCCATGAAGGGCGTGCGGTACTCGGGCCCCGGCGGCGGCATCTACCACGCGCTGATCGGCACCATCCAGCAGGTGCTGCTGGCCACCCTGATGGCGGCGCCGATCGGTCTGCTGACCGCCGTCTACCTGGTCGAGTACGGCCGCGGCACGCTCGCCAAGGCGGTCACCTTCTTCGTCGACGTCATGACGGGTGTCCCGTCGATCGTCGCCGGTCTGTTCATCCTGTCCCTGTGGAACATCGCCCTCGGCTTCAGCTACTCGGGCTTCTCGGGCAGCCTCGCGCTGGCCATCCTGATGATGCCGGTGGTGGTCCGCTCCACGGAGGAGATGCTCAAGCTCGTCCCGAACGAGCTGCGCGAGGCGTCGTACGCCCTCGGTGTGCCGAAGTGGAAGACCATCCTGCGGATCGTCCTCCCCACCGCCATCGGCGGCATCACCACCGGTGTGATGCTCGCGGTCGCCCGCATCACGGGTGAGACCGCGCCGGTCATGATGCTGGTCTTCGGTGCGGACATCATCAACTCCAACCCGTTCGACGGACCGCAGCAGTCGCTGCCGATGTACATCTGGCAGCAGTACGCCATGGTGAACAACGACTTCGGCTACGCCCGTGCCTGGGGCGCCGCGCTCGTGCTGATCGCCTTCGTGATGGCGCTCAACCTCATCGCCCGGGGCATCGCACGCTGGCGCTCGCCCAAGGGCGGACACTGACCGACTGACGTACGACCGGCATCTACTAGCGGCCCCCGGCCGCGGGCTGAAAGAAGACGAAAGAACATGGCCAAGCGCATCGACGTCAGCGGACTGTCCGCCTTCTACGGCAGCACCAAGGCCATCGAGGACATCTCGATGAGCATCGAGCCCCGCTCGGTGACGGCCTTCATCGGCCCCTCGGGCTGCGGCAAGTCGACCTTCCTGCGGACCCTCAACCGGATGCACGAGGTGATCCCCAACGCCCGGGTCGAGGGCAAGGTCCTCCTGGACGACGAGAACCTGTACGGGACGAGCATCGACCCGGTCGCCGTCCGCCGCGCGGTCGGCATGGTCTTCCAGCGCCCGAACCCGTTCCCGACCATGTCGATCTACGACAACGTGGTCGCCGGGCTCAAGCTCGCGGGCGTCCGCAAGAAGTCCGTCCTCGACGGCGTGGTGGAGAAGTCCCTCCAGGGCGCCAACCTCTGGAACGAGGTCAAGGACCGCCTGAACAAGCCGGGCGCCGGCCTCTCCGGCGGCCAGCAGCAGCGCCTCTGCATCGCCCGCGCCATCGCGGTCGAGCCGCAGGTCCTGCTGATGGACGAG from Kitasatospora sp. NBC_00458 includes:
- the pstA gene encoding phosphate ABC transporter permease PstA encodes the protein MSAATTSAPADARPVGRPLTANRLPKWAPAAIAVGSIVLGCGIGLIGGLESKLQWGLISAILFLGISYGLAAQVEGRRQAKDRFATSLVWVAFILAVIPLLALITYTVQQGAEVVDGYFLTHSMKGVRYSGPGGGIYHALIGTIQQVLLATLMAAPIGLLTAVYLVEYGRGTLAKAVTFFVDVMTGVPSIVAGLFILSLWNIALGFSYSGFSGSLALAILMMPVVVRSTEEMLKLVPNELREASYALGVPKWKTILRIVLPTAIGGITTGVMLAVARITGETAPVMMLVFGADIINSNPFDGPQQSLPMYIWQQYAMVNNDFGYARAWGAALVLIAFVMALNLIARGIARWRSPKGGH
- the pstC gene encoding phosphate ABC transporter permease subunit PstC; translation: MTSSTPAAPRGRESRKRDSRVGDKIFMNLSRGSGILLLVIMAAIAGFLTWRAGIALTKNEGNFLTTFEWTPDAPKPVFGIAVLAFGTIVSAAIAMAIAVPVAIGIALYISHYAPRRIAQPFAYLVDLLAAVPSIIYGLWGALFLVPHLYGLTSWLDEYLGWTYIFDQSKVGTAPRTLFTVGILLAIMILPIITAVSREVFRQVPRMHEEAALALGATRWEMIRTAVLPFGRPGIISASMLGLGRALGETIAVAVVLSANNVLSLHLLDPGGGTFAQNIALKFSEAQPFGRDALMASGLVLFVITLLVNGAARLIVARRKEYSGANA
- the pstB gene encoding phosphate ABC transporter ATP-binding protein PstB, encoding MAKRIDVSGLSAFYGSTKAIEDISMSIEPRSVTAFIGPSGCGKSTFLRTLNRMHEVIPNARVEGKVLLDDENLYGTSIDPVAVRRAVGMVFQRPNPFPTMSIYDNVVAGLKLAGVRKKSVLDGVVEKSLQGANLWNEVKDRLNKPGAGLSGGQQQRLCIARAIAVEPQVLLMDEPCSALDPISTLAIEDLIGELKSQFTIVIVTHNMQQAARVSDRTAFFNLAGVGQPGKLIELDDTQRIFSNPSVQATEDYISGRFG